CCGTGCCCCGCTGGCCGTCCGCCCTCCCCGGGGCAATGCACCCGCTCCGCTCCTCTCTGCCGCTGGAGCGCGAGGATCAGCTCCGCTGCGGGTCATCGCTCGCAGTCTCCAGCACTGAGGCCAGCTCCCTGCGCAGCGCTCAGAGCCCAGCCCCGCTGGGCGAGTGCATGAAGAACAGCAGCGCTCTTCCAGCAGCCCCTAGCACTGAGCCCAGCACCGCTGTGTGGTGCCTGGGAAGAGCTCGGTGCTGGGTCCTTTCTCCAGCCTCCGCTCTGGGAGCAGCGCCGGTGTGAACTGAATCGGCACTGTCAGCCAGGCTCGGGGTCCCcgctgccattttgctgccccctGTGAGATGCATGAGGGACCAGCTCTGCCAGGGGTCCCCAGCGAGTTGCAGCGGGACCAGCAGGGCTCTCTCTTCGTGCAGCGCCCTGACGTGCCCGGGGACAGCTCCTCTGGGTGACGATGTAGTGGAGAAGCGGCTCACCTCGAGCAGTCCTCCCCGTTCCGCCCAGCGTGGAGGGCTTGTGACAGTTCCCTGCACTTCGTGCTGGAGAAGGACCTAGTTTACATGATAAAAGAGGGAAGCGAAGTCTGCTTTGCAGCTGTAATTGTGCGTGGCAAAATAGTAATTAAATCATTTGTAATTAATTAGTAGTTAAGTAAACCCGACGGCACAGATAAGCGCTGAAGCGCATCTGTTAGCCCGGTTACTGTCCCCAGAAGCACGGATAGTTCTTATCCCACTGCTTTAAGGGAATTCCAGCGGGGTAGAGTGGGAGCTGAGCGTGCGGGGTCGGTGGTAAGCGGTATCAATTTCATTTTAGTCCTGTTCTTTGtactctgccccctgctggctgcagccTTTGCTGTTGCTCCCCAGGGAGTTTGGCTAATTAAAAAAAGTGAGTGGTTGGCTGGGGGTTGCTTCGCTCATGTAGACTGCCCGTTTGTACATAGTTAGCTGAATGTAAAAAGCTGGGTAATTATAAGGCATAGCCTCAGCTAAAGGGGCCAGGTTTGGAGACAAATCTTTTGGCAAAACCCATATTTTTGCTTTGAGGCTAAATAGATAGTGAAGAAAAAATAGAtagtgaagaaaaaataaagtagcattttttttttggcatatgCAGATCTACTCTGAGCAAAACTCTGTCTATTCCAGGATTTGGTCTGCAAATACAGTGTTACCAGTGTGAAGAATTCCAGCTAAATAATGACTGCTCTGCTCCAGAGTTCATTGTGAACTGCACAGTGAATGTTCAAGACATGTGCCAGAAAGAAGTCATGGAAAAAAGTTCTGGTAAGAACTTAATAATTACACTTTCCCTTGTTTGTTTGGTATTGTTTGGTGCTCTTAGCTGcatttgttcatttttctctAGTGTGAATTTTTAGCTTAAGGCATATTATGTTATTACTAAAAGGACTTTGTCTCAAATGTATTGTATTTCTCTGATGCTTTaggataattttattttaaaattgaaagtaTTGAAACTTACAAGACAAATGTTAATAAtgatgttaaaatatggtcttaGTTTAGATTTAGTTTCAGAGCACTGGAAAATTGATAACAAATTAGTTTAATctaattataattaattacatGGGCCTTTCCCAAGAGATAGCGGAAAAGTGCATTAAATTAGcaattccttcttttctttatttactCCAGCAATTCACATAGAGTAAAGGTTGATCCTATGGAATAGGAAGCTGAGCTATGGGCTTTCATCCAGAAGACAGTGAGCAGAGAAAGACAGGCCAATAATAGAATTGAAGTGGGCATTGTTGAAAGAATGAATTAGGCATATGGATGTTATCTCTGAAAATTCTTTAGGGACTCTGTCACAGTTCTAATTAATTTTAGAATACAGTGCACTGCTTTTAGTTTTTATTCGAAGATCACTGATATTTTCAAGAGAAAGTCAACCATGTTTGTTCTCTCCGTAAATCATCTCTGGGTTGGGCTACAAGTCAATCTATCATATCAAATACTTCAAGATATTTTTAGAGATTGGGGGGGGCTGGTGTTTAGTTTGTGAAACTTTAGGACCTATCATAGTCATCTAACTGTGTTAAAAAGTTCCAGCTTTATAAGAGACTTTTGAGTTGGGCACTCTGATAGAGGAAAAGTGTTTGTCTGGTTGCTATTTCATATAGCTGCCTGCTGCTATCATAGCCTCCAGCTGTGATGTTTGTAGGGCCAGAGGGAGCTAGGATAGTACTGGCTCTCAGGAGTTCCTCTAATTAGATATGACATGCACACTGATGAGTGGTGGTTCAGGTTGAGAAACCCGTCTACAAAAGGCAGGAATCCAGAAGACGTATATAGATGGGAGTATATCGCTCATACAGGAGTTACAGGTAATCATAAATAAGTGGGCCGAGTAATGAGGTTAGGATGACCCTCATATGGTGGAGTTCAGTTCGGTTCGGTGGGTTCAGGGTATAAGGTCTGACAGAGTAAGTCTTCAGGTACAACTCATTTGGAGGGAAAGGATCTTGGATGGATATAGTGTCTCACCGCTGAGGGCAACAATTTATACATGCCTGTTGATTAAGAACATTACATAGGACTGTTTTGGTGTTTATGTAAATAAAGCTGCAGCCTGTCTCCTTCCAACAATACCCGATTCCCTCTGTTAATGGGAAATGTAAGTATAGCTACAGGTCTTGAAATGTAAAATAGTTTCCACATAAAAGGGATTAATATGCTTAAAATCTTCCACAGATCTAAGTGCTATTTACCAAGGTATGTATCAGCAACTCTGATCTTACAGCTAACCATAGATTAATGCCCCGCAAACCATGAGAAAGTGGTAAAATTGTCTCTttagtaaaaagagaatgcattGTTGGCATTCTTCTCGATGCAGGTAACACCATACACATAGTACTGCACTTCTAGCTACTCTGTAAAGTTATTGGCATTTGTTctgaacagaaagaaaaagatacatACTCAAGGGAAGATTAGTTGCCATTCAATAAGAGAACTCAACTTGAAAATATGAACATATTTTGggtaaaaacacatttttctctttGCTTCAAACATGAGTATCTTCTTTCAAGAAAGAAGTATTTACTTAGAGAAAGTAGTAGAGGTTTGAGAAAGTTATGGATTGTGAGGTGCTTTGAACCTGTGCATAATTTTAGACAAATATTTGAAATGCAGTTGGAAAGCTTTGCCACATGCACACCAAATATTCTATAAGcttttaaatagttttgaatGGATGATGTGGAGGAGTTTGAAGTGCTGTACAAATCCTATATAGTCAAATACAGATCCCTGCCAGTAAAACACGTAAACTATCTTCATTTACCTCTTGTCACTTTATTTCCTCTTCCCTTGCCACAACATTTTTATTCCaattaggctgaccagacagcaagtgtgaaaaattgggatgaggggggcaataggagcctatataagaaaaagccccaaatattgggactgtccctataaaatcgggacatctggtcaccctgattcCAATGTACAATTTCAAACTATAACTGCCTCCAGACAGACATCTGTAATCTTGTCTTCAGCTGAATGTTAGACAAAGAAGTGTTTGCAGTCAGTACGCCTTACGCAAGGAATGGTTTACTTGAGTGTATAGGTATCCAAAAGATTTAAGTGGAAGCCATTCACATAGTAAGTACGGACAACTGACTTGTTCAGATTAAAAACATCAGATTAACAACTGAGTTTACAAACTGGCCGATTAAGCTTGTGTGA
The window above is part of the Chelonoidis abingdonii isolate Lonesome George chromosome 10, CheloAbing_2.0, whole genome shotgun sequence genome. Proteins encoded here:
- the LYPD1 gene encoding LOW QUALITY PROTEIN: ly6/PLAUR domain-containing protein 1 (The sequence of the model RefSeq protein was modified relative to this genomic sequence to represent the inferred CDS: inserted 2 bases in 1 codon): MHEGPALPGVPSELQRDQQGSLFVXSALTCPGTAPLGFGLQIQCYQCEEFQLNNDCSAPEFIVNCTVNVQDMCQKEVMEKSSGILYRKSCASSAACLIASAGYQSFCSPGKMNSVCISCCNTPLCNGPRPKKRGNSGTVPKPGILTTILLLKLALLSSVHC